Proteins encoded together in one Pseudoalteromonas xiamenensis window:
- a CDS encoding protein phosphatase CheZ gives MSANAAPQISLEQAKQLVAYLEQGEQEKADQLILEAASKEQSELFAEVGKLTRQLHESLKNFELDTRLTDLTTEALPDAKQRLNYVMEMTENAANKTMDAVEASLPLAQQLSEDISHIKPTWDRLMNRDIQLGEFKSLCHDIDRFMQTSPNRTEELQSLMTNVLMAQDYQDLTGQVIRRVIELVREVEDSLIHLLTVFGTADESSIKQKRAEPKVVVSDPNELSGPEGPIIDPDARDDVVSGQDEVDDLLSSLGF, from the coding sequence ATGTCGGCTAATGCTGCGCCTCAAATCAGTCTTGAACAAGCTAAGCAGCTTGTTGCATACCTAGAGCAAGGTGAACAAGAAAAAGCGGACCAGCTCATTTTGGAAGCTGCAAGTAAAGAGCAGTCAGAGCTCTTTGCTGAGGTAGGCAAATTAACTCGCCAACTTCACGAGTCGCTAAAAAACTTTGAACTAGACACGAGATTGACGGACCTCACGACAGAAGCACTTCCTGATGCTAAGCAACGCCTAAATTATGTAATGGAAATGACTGAAAACGCGGCTAACAAAACCATGGACGCCGTGGAAGCAAGTCTTCCTCTCGCACAACAGTTATCTGAAGATATTTCCCATATTAAACCGACATGGGATAGGTTGATGAATCGCGACATTCAGCTTGGCGAGTTCAAGTCGTTATGTCATGACATCGACCGATTTATGCAGACCTCTCCGAACCGTACCGAAGAGTTGCAATCTTTGATGACTAACGTTTTGATGGCGCAAGATTATCAAGACCTTACTGGCCAGGTTATTCGCAGAGTAATAGAACTGGTTAGGGAAGTTGAAGACAGCCTAATTCATCTACTAACTGTATTCGGAACCGCAGACGAAAGCTCAATAAAACAAAAACGAGCTGAGCCGAAAGTTGTCGTCAGCGATCCAAATGAATTGTCGGGGCCGGAAGGACCTATTATTGACCCAGACGCTAGAGATGATGTGGTTTCAGGCCAAGATGAGGTCGATGATTTGCTATCCAGTTTGGGCTTCTAA
- the flhB gene encoding flagellar biosynthesis protein FlhB — MAEDSGQERTEEPTSKKIDEARKKGQIARSKELGTTFVLIFSAIALLMYGPGIAKGLYNLMGRMLTLNRNETYDTTKMFAVWGSAFSELIFPMAMFVFVVALAGIIGNTLLGGFNFSWEAASPKPSKMSPMKGFKRMFGAQAGIELVKAILKFSLVAGFAILLIQGYFYEILHLSIESPPQSIVHALEILAWMFLALSCTLIIISAIDAPYQSYNHHKQLKMTLQEVKDEYKNSEGDPMIKGRIRRMQREMSQRRMMQDVPDADVVVTNPTHYSVALKYDTEKAGAPMVIAKGVDELAMQIRKVAIGNDVPIVESPALTRSLYHTTEVGDQIPEQLFTAVAQVLAYVFQLKRFNKGRGKRPVPLKKELPIPDNLKH; from the coding sequence ATGGCTGAAGATTCAGGTCAAGAAAGAACCGAAGAACCCACCAGTAAAAAAATTGATGAAGCTCGTAAAAAGGGGCAAATAGCCCGTTCAAAAGAATTGGGGACAACCTTTGTTCTTATTTTTTCTGCAATTGCACTGCTCATGTACGGACCCGGTATAGCAAAAGGTTTATATAACTTGATGGGCCGTATGCTCACTCTTAATCGCAATGAAACCTATGATACGACTAAAATGTTTGCCGTATGGGGAAGTGCATTCAGTGAATTGATTTTCCCCATGGCCATGTTTGTGTTTGTCGTTGCGCTTGCGGGGATAATAGGAAACACCTTGTTAGGTGGTTTCAATTTTAGTTGGGAAGCTGCCTCTCCAAAACCGAGTAAAATGTCGCCGATGAAAGGCTTTAAGCGAATGTTTGGTGCTCAAGCGGGTATAGAGTTAGTTAAAGCTATCTTAAAGTTCTCGCTTGTCGCCGGGTTTGCGATTTTACTTATTCAAGGTTACTTCTATGAAATTCTCCATTTAAGTATTGAAAGTCCGCCTCAAAGCATCGTGCATGCGCTGGAAATTCTAGCTTGGATGTTCTTAGCATTGAGCTGTACGCTTATCATCATTTCTGCAATTGATGCGCCATATCAAAGCTATAATCACCACAAGCAATTGAAAATGACGCTTCAAGAAGTTAAAGACGAATATAAGAACTCTGAAGGTGACCCGATGATAAAGGGTCGTATACGTCGTATGCAGCGTGAAATGTCACAGCGAAGAATGATGCAGGACGTTCCCGATGCAGATGTGGTTGTAACGAACCCAACTCATTATTCAGTTGCGCTCAAATATGATACGGAAAAGGCTGGTGCCCCGATGGTCATTGCTAAAGGGGTGGACGAACTAGCAATGCAAATCAGAAAAGTCGCAATTGGTAATGATGTCCCAATTGTCGAGTCACCGGCATTAACTCGTTCGCTCTACCATACAACGGAAGTGGGTGACCAGATACCGGAGCAACTCTTTACGGCCGTCGCTCAGGTGCTTGCGTATGTGTTCCAGTTGAAGCGTTTCAATAAGGGTCGTGGAAAGAGACCGGTGCCTTTGAAAAAAGAATTACCGATCCCAGACAACTTAAAGCATTAA
- a CDS encoding RNA polymerase sigma factor FliA — protein sequence MGYQTTDYLGQLVERHAPLVKKVACHLLARLPASVQLDDLIQSGMIGLIEASKNFDATKGASFETFAGIRIRGAMLDEIRRGDWAPRSVHRNNRMVAEAISELEGILGREPKDTEIAEKLDITLDEYHHILQDVNSSRILGIEDLGVDEDVITTADQDLSLDKPFNVVKNERFNQSLIDAIQSLPERDALVLSLYYNDEMNLKEIGQILDVSESRVSQIHGQAMIRLKAKINDWIN from the coding sequence ATGGGATATCAGACCACAGACTACCTCGGACAACTCGTGGAGCGACATGCTCCGCTGGTTAAAAAAGTGGCGTGTCATCTCTTGGCAAGGTTACCAGCAAGCGTACAACTAGACGACCTGATCCAATCCGGTATGATTGGTCTAATTGAAGCGAGCAAAAATTTTGACGCGACAAAAGGGGCGAGTTTCGAAACCTTTGCTGGTATTCGGATCCGTGGTGCTATGTTGGACGAAATTCGCCGTGGTGATTGGGCTCCACGCTCTGTTCATCGCAATAATAGGATGGTTGCAGAGGCGATTTCCGAGCTTGAAGGAATACTTGGTCGAGAGCCAAAAGATACTGAAATAGCTGAAAAACTTGATATTACGTTAGATGAGTACCATCATATTTTACAGGACGTAAATTCGAGCAGAATTTTGGGGATTGAAGATCTCGGGGTGGACGAAGATGTAATAACTACCGCAGATCAAGATTTGTCACTGGACAAACCGTTTAATGTTGTTAAAAATGAGCGCTTTAACCAATCTCTCATTGATGCAATTCAATCCTTACCGGAAAGAGATGCCTTAGTTTTGTCGTTGTATTACAACGACGAAATGAATTTAAAAGAAATCGGGCAGATACTAGATGTAAGTGAATCTCGTGTTAGCCAAATTCATGGTCAGGCAATGATTCGGCTTAAAGCTAAAATCAATGACTGGATCAACTAA
- the cheY gene encoding chemotaxis response regulator CheY, with translation MDKNMKILVVDDFSTMRRIIKNLLRDLGFTNVQEADDGSTALPMLQNQEFDFVVTDWNMPGMQGIDLLRAIRADDKLKHIPVLMVTAEAKKEQIVAAAQAGVNGYIVKPFTAGTLKTKLEKVFERLG, from the coding sequence TTGGATAAGAACATGAAAATTCTCGTGGTTGACGATTTCTCGACGATGCGTCGAATCATCAAAAACCTGCTCAGAGATTTAGGTTTTACAAATGTTCAGGAAGCCGATGACGGTAGTACAGCTTTGCCAATGTTGCAAAACCAAGAGTTTGACTTTGTAGTCACGGATTGGAACATGCCAGGCATGCAAGGCATTGATTTGCTCCGTGCAATTCGTGCAGATGACAAGCTTAAGCATATTCCAGTTTTAATGGTTACTGCAGAAGCTAAGAAAGAACAGATAGTAGCGGCAGCGCAGGCTGGTGTGAATGGTTATATTGTTAAGCCGTTTACCGCGGGCACACTAAAAACGAAACTCGAAAAAGTGTTTGAACGTTTAGGCTAA
- a CDS encoding MinD/ParA family ATP-binding protein, translating to MINTVLDQASGLRRMNQKNNHGVKVIAVTGGKGGVGKTNVSLNTAIAMGQQGHRVLVLDADLGLANCDVMLGLRVEKNLSHVLSGECELDEILVEGPAGIKIVPATSGSQNMVELTPAEHAGLIRAFSELNTEFDVLIVDTAAGISDMVLSFSRAAQDVMVVVCDEPTSITDAYALIKVLSREHGVYKFKIVANMVRSLREGQELFAKLSKVTDRFLDVALELVATIPFDENMRKSSRRQKTIVELFPNSPAAVAFRGLASKAAKWPIPHQPSGHLEFFIEQLVNG from the coding sequence ATGATTAACACAGTATTAGATCAAGCAAGTGGTCTGCGAAGAATGAATCAAAAGAATAACCACGGCGTCAAAGTCATAGCAGTAACAGGCGGTAAAGGTGGAGTTGGGAAAACGAACGTTTCTCTTAACACTGCAATCGCAATGGGACAACAGGGGCATCGGGTACTTGTACTTGATGCTGACTTAGGTCTTGCTAATTGTGACGTAATGCTTGGCTTACGCGTTGAGAAAAACCTTTCGCATGTACTTTCCGGTGAATGTGAACTTGATGAAATCTTAGTTGAAGGACCTGCAGGTATTAAAATTGTGCCTGCAACGTCAGGCTCGCAGAACATGGTTGAGCTAACCCCTGCAGAACATGCTGGCTTAATTCGTGCGTTCAGTGAGCTTAACACAGAATTTGATGTGCTGATTGTTGATACGGCAGCGGGCATCTCTGACATGGTGTTAAGTTTTTCCAGAGCAGCGCAAGACGTTATGGTTGTCGTATGTGACGAGCCAACGTCTATTACCGACGCCTACGCTTTGATAAAAGTACTTAGCCGTGAACACGGTGTATATAAATTTAAAATTGTTGCCAACATGGTGCGAAGTCTCCGTGAAGGCCAAGAATTATTTGCTAAACTTTCTAAAGTGACCGATAGATTCTTGGATGTAGCGCTTGAGTTGGTGGCGACAATTCCTTTCGATGAAAACATGCGAAAGTCATCTCGTCGTCAAAAGACGATTGTTGAATTATTCCCTAATTCTCCAGCCGCCGTAGCGTTTAGAGGCCTTGCTTCAAAAGCTGCTAAATGGCCAATTCCACATCAGCCATCAGGCCACTTAGAATTTTTCATTGAACAACTCGTAAACGGATAG
- the flhF gene encoding flagellar biosynthesis protein FlhF, translated as MKIKRFFAKDMRTALKEVKEELGPDAVIMSNKKLADGVEIVAAVDNDRAPQTTPEQPQAPIQAEKKIAPVAPRIVRPEPARAKPESQAQVADSLQALLERQASARPRSPELASMFSESGIDTEKAFAPKMPTHKTARPQFAQPKAQSQWDMADELDSGFGDEVDLRQNADAGSSEMLKMREEMNAIRQLLEFQLSGLMQQDLARRDPTRACLIERLKGMGIEESVADQMACFIPDDVSRKEAWNALLSMVENQLHTTNNEILRQGGVFALVGPTGVGKTTTVAKLAALGAQKFGADQVALITTDTYRIGAYEQLSTYGRIIGCPVKQVKDAQELSEVLYHLRNKRLVLIDTAGMSQRDLRLTEQLNTLMKNARVDIRSYLVLSATAQMNVLQETVRHFKKVNLSGCIFTKLDESLSLGEIISVAIQNRLPIGYLTNGQRVPEDIRVANAEKLVKKAEQLFIRRSKAQHSRPVPVASQAVGMYD; from the coding sequence ATGAAGATCAAACGTTTTTTCGCAAAAGACATGCGTACTGCATTGAAAGAAGTGAAGGAAGAACTTGGTCCGGATGCAGTGATTATGTCGAACAAGAAGTTGGCTGACGGTGTTGAAATCGTAGCTGCGGTAGACAATGATCGTGCGCCACAAACAACGCCAGAACAACCACAAGCTCCAATTCAAGCAGAGAAGAAAATAGCACCGGTTGCTCCTCGTATCGTACGTCCTGAGCCCGCTCGAGCTAAGCCAGAGTCTCAAGCACAAGTAGCTGATTCATTACAAGCATTATTAGAAAGACAAGCTTCAGCGCGTCCACGTTCACCAGAGCTTGCTTCGATGTTTTCTGAATCAGGCATTGACACAGAAAAAGCATTCGCGCCAAAAATGCCTACTCACAAAACGGCGCGTCCTCAATTTGCACAACCTAAAGCGCAATCTCAATGGGATATGGCAGATGAACTTGATTCAGGATTTGGCGATGAAGTAGATCTTCGTCAAAATGCTGACGCTGGCTCAAGTGAAATGTTAAAGATGCGCGAAGAAATGAATGCGATTCGTCAACTTCTTGAATTCCAACTTTCAGGTTTAATGCAGCAAGACCTTGCTCGTCGCGACCCAACGCGTGCTTGTTTAATTGAGCGTTTGAAAGGCATGGGAATTGAAGAATCGGTGGCGGATCAGATGGCTTGCTTTATTCCCGATGACGTATCACGCAAAGAAGCGTGGAACGCGCTGTTATCAATGGTGGAAAACCAACTCCACACAACAAACAATGAAATCTTACGTCAAGGCGGCGTTTTCGCGTTAGTTGGCCCAACGGGTGTGGGTAAAACGACGACTGTTGCAAAGCTAGCAGCTTTGGGGGCACAAAAGTTTGGCGCTGACCAAGTTGCATTAATCACAACAGATACTTACCGTATTGGCGCTTATGAGCAACTTTCAACATATGGTCGCATCATTGGTTGTCCAGTTAAACAAGTAAAAGATGCACAAGAATTGTCAGAAGTGTTATATCATTTACGCAACAAACGCTTAGTCTTGATTGACACAGCAGGTATGAGTCAGCGAGACTTACGCTTAACAGAGCAATTAAATACGCTCATGAAGAATGCACGCGTTGATATTCGCAGCTATCTTGTATTAAGCGCAACAGCGCAAATGAACGTACTTCAAGAGACGGTGCGCCACTTTAAGAAAGTAAATTTAAGTGGTTGTATCTTCACAAAACTTGATGAAAGTCTAAGTTTAGGCGAGATTATAAGTGTAGCGATTCAAAATCGTCTGCCAATCGGGTATCTTACTAATGGTCAGCGTGTGCCAGAAGACATCCGAGTTGCAAATGCTGAAAAACTCGTTAAAAAGGCTGAGCAATTATTCATTAGACGTTCAAAAGCTCAACATTCGAGACCTGTACCAGTGGCGTCTCAAGCAGTAGGAATGTATGATTAA
- the flhA gene encoding flagellar biosynthesis protein FlhA, with translation MDFKAVLDQFKQNRNDYLKGIGTPIIVLAALGMVILPMPPFLLDVLFSFNIALALVVLLVTVYTLKPLEFGMFPSVLLIATILRLALNVASTRVVLLEGHNGGDAAGKVIEAFGSVVIGGNYAVGLIVFIILMVINFVVITKGAGRISEVSARFTLDAMPGKQMAIDADLNAGFISAEDARARREEVTREADFYGSMDGASKFVKGDAIAGLVILFINIIGGLFVGMIQHDLSFSRAMEVYTLLTIGDGLVAQIPSLLLSIGTAIVVTRENASQNMGEQVQKQLGNEKSLFIASGIMFIMGVVPGMPHLAFLGFGTFLAYLAYYLQKQKAKAETEAAEMEAKGGAIAANKSSQLDQKELGWDDVQPVDVIGLEVGYRLIPLVDQAQGGELLSRIKGVRKKLSQELGFLVPPVHIRDNLELDPNAYRITLMGVATGEGELKHGDELAINPGQVFGPINGVATRDPAFGLDAVWIKPDQKDEAQSLGYTVVDAATVVATHISQLLTNNASLLLGHEEVQNLLDMLAKSHPRLVEGLVPDILPLTTVVKVLQNLLNEGVAIRDMRTVVQTLVEYGPRSQDPDVLTAAVRISLRRLIVQDAVGNNDEIPVITLAPELEQMLHNSLQNAGDEGAGIEPGLAERLQNSLREAHQTQEMLGEPSILLTSGMLRSVLSRFVKHTIPGLRVMSYQEVPEERQIKIVSSVGQQ, from the coding sequence ATGGATTTTAAAGCAGTTCTAGACCAGTTTAAACAAAATAGAAATGACTATCTCAAAGGGATAGGCACCCCGATTATTGTTTTGGCCGCGCTCGGTATGGTTATTTTACCCATGCCGCCGTTTTTGCTAGATGTGCTTTTCTCCTTCAATATCGCACTTGCACTCGTTGTGTTGTTAGTCACGGTTTATACGTTGAAACCACTTGAGTTTGGTATGTTCCCTTCTGTTTTGCTTATTGCAACTATCTTACGACTCGCGCTAAACGTAGCCAGTACACGAGTTGTACTACTAGAAGGACACAATGGGGGGGACGCAGCAGGTAAAGTAATCGAAGCGTTTGGCTCTGTAGTCATCGGTGGTAATTACGCGGTTGGTCTTATTGTGTTTATCATTTTGATGGTCATTAACTTTGTCGTAATCACCAAAGGTGCTGGCCGTATTTCGGAAGTTTCCGCTCGTTTTACCTTAGACGCGATGCCGGGTAAACAAATGGCCATTGACGCAGACTTAAACGCGGGATTTATTTCCGCGGAAGATGCGAGAGCTCGTCGTGAGGAAGTAACTCGCGAGGCGGACTTTTACGGTTCAATGGACGGTGCGAGTAAATTCGTAAAAGGGGACGCGATAGCAGGCCTTGTTATTCTCTTTATCAATATTATCGGTGGTTTATTTGTTGGGATGATCCAACATGACCTTAGTTTTTCTCGTGCGATGGAAGTGTACACACTTCTCACTATCGGTGATGGTCTTGTCGCGCAAATTCCTTCACTTCTGCTTTCCATTGGTACGGCCATCGTGGTAACGCGTGAAAATGCGTCTCAAAACATGGGTGAGCAGGTTCAAAAACAATTAGGCAATGAAAAATCGCTTTTTATTGCTTCAGGTATCATGTTTATTATGGGCGTTGTGCCTGGGATGCCCCATCTTGCATTCCTAGGGTTTGGTACTTTTCTAGCTTATCTAGCTTATTATCTACAGAAGCAAAAAGCAAAAGCAGAAACGGAAGCAGCCGAAATGGAAGCGAAAGGTGGTGCCATTGCCGCGAATAAATCCAGTCAGTTAGATCAAAAAGAACTCGGCTGGGACGACGTACAGCCAGTAGATGTTATTGGATTGGAAGTTGGCTATCGTTTGATCCCATTGGTTGATCAAGCTCAAGGCGGTGAACTGCTGAGTCGCATCAAAGGCGTCCGTAAAAAGCTTTCACAAGAACTCGGTTTCCTTGTTCCGCCAGTGCATATTCGAGATAATTTAGAACTGGACCCGAATGCGTATCGAATCACGCTCATGGGAGTTGCAACAGGCGAAGGTGAGCTTAAACATGGCGATGAGTTAGCAATAAATCCAGGCCAAGTATTCGGTCCGATCAATGGCGTTGCTACTCGAGATCCCGCGTTTGGTCTGGATGCGGTATGGATAAAACCTGACCAAAAAGATGAAGCACAGTCTCTGGGCTATACCGTAGTCGATGCCGCAACGGTAGTCGCTACGCACATTAGTCAATTGTTAACCAATAATGCTTCGTTGTTATTAGGTCATGAGGAAGTTCAGAATTTACTTGATATGTTGGCGAAAAGTCATCCTCGATTAGTCGAGGGCTTAGTACCTGATATTTTACCGTTAACAACGGTAGTTAAAGTGCTGCAAAATTTACTCAACGAAGGGGTTGCCATTCGTGACATGCGTACGGTTGTGCAAACCTTAGTGGAGTATGGTCCACGTAGCCAAGACCCTGACGTACTCACGGCTGCCGTGCGAATTTCACTTCGCCGACTCATCGTGCAAGATGCGGTTGGCAATAACGACGAAATCCCTGTCATAACATTGGCGCCTGAGTTGGAACAGATGTTGCATAACTCATTACAGAACGCAGGTGATGAGGGCGCAGGTATCGAACCTGGTCTTGCAGAGAGGCTTCAAAACTCATTGAGAGAAGCTCATCAGACGCAAGAAATGCTAGGCGAACCTTCCATCTTATTAACCTCTGGAATGTTACGAAGTGTGCTATCAAGATTTGTTAAACACACGATTCCAGGCCTTCGAGTGATGTCATATCAAGAAGTGCCGGAAGAGAGACAAATCAAAATAGTAAGCTCAGTTGGACAGCAATAG
- a CDS encoding chemotaxis protein CheA, whose product MSFEVDEDILQDFLVEAGEILEQLSEQLVELENNPEDRELLNAIFRGFHTVKGGAGFLSMTELVDACHGAENVFDVLRQGQRRVSPELMDVILQALDTINEMFGRIQNREQPDPADPGLLETLHDLSRPESEDQPKAHTSVAETLEQPEPVAEHVEAAPSTAGGEDPFEFDDIFFEASNSAKPAAEADNGIDEITEDEFEALLDELHGAGKAPAVGGDSTPVNASRDDGDITDDEFDQLLDELHGVGQFGSNAAIESAPAPSAPKAAAPTPSAKPTSSGDEDINDDEFEALLDELHGKGNAPKAVEEVPEKPKAATPPPAKPAPAPAPKAAAPVAKPQPKAEPVEERATPASAAKKAPPAAQAETTVRVDTKRLDQIMNMVGELVLVRNRLVSLATNASSEAMGKAISNLDVVTADLQGAVMKTRMQPIKKVFGRFPRVVRDLARSLRKDINLVLEGEETDLDKNLVEALADPLVHLVRNSVDHGIEMPDVREAAGKPRQGTVTLSASQEGDHILLTIRDDGAGMDPEKLKKIAVTKGVIDSDQASRLSDTEAYNLIFAPGFSTKEQISDISGRGVGMDVVKTKITQLNGSVNIQSELGVGTVLEIKVPLTLAILPTLMVIVGEQTFALPLAGVNEIFHLDLTKTNVVDGQLTIIVRQKAIPLFYLEHWLKKGADRSRRKAEGHVVIVQIGTKQVGFVVDSLIGQEEVVIKPLDALLQGTPGMAGATITSDGGIALILDVPNLLKHYASK is encoded by the coding sequence ATGAGCTTTGAAGTCGATGAAGATATATTACAAGACTTTCTTGTTGAAGCCGGCGAAATACTAGAGCAGCTTTCCGAGCAGTTAGTTGAGCTCGAAAATAACCCCGAAGACAGAGAGCTTTTGAACGCTATTTTCCGTGGATTCCACACGGTAAAGGGTGGCGCAGGCTTTTTGAGCATGACAGAACTTGTTGATGCGTGTCACGGTGCTGAAAACGTGTTTGACGTATTGCGTCAAGGGCAACGTAGGGTGTCGCCAGAATTAATGGACGTCATTTTACAAGCATTGGATACCATCAATGAAATGTTTGGTCGTATTCAAAATCGCGAGCAACCTGATCCAGCGGATCCAGGACTACTCGAAACTCTCCACGATTTAAGCCGACCTGAATCCGAAGACCAGCCCAAAGCTCACACCTCTGTTGCTGAAACTCTGGAACAGCCCGAACCTGTTGCAGAGCATGTTGAAGCTGCACCTTCAACGGCCGGTGGGGAAGATCCATTTGAATTCGATGATATCTTTTTTGAAGCATCAAACAGTGCTAAACCTGCTGCTGAAGCGGATAACGGCATTGATGAAATCACGGAAGATGAGTTCGAGGCATTACTTGATGAATTGCACGGTGCTGGAAAAGCGCCAGCCGTAGGTGGCGATTCAACGCCCGTGAACGCGAGCCGAGATGACGGTGATATTACGGATGACGAATTCGACCAACTTTTAGACGAATTACATGGTGTCGGACAATTTGGCAGTAATGCTGCTATAGAGTCAGCGCCAGCTCCATCGGCGCCTAAAGCAGCAGCTCCAACGCCATCAGCAAAACCGACGTCGTCTGGTGATGAAGATATTAATGATGACGAGTTTGAAGCTCTGCTTGACGAGCTACACGGTAAAGGTAATGCACCTAAAGCGGTTGAAGAGGTGCCTGAAAAACCGAAAGCGGCAACGCCTCCTCCAGCCAAACCTGCTCCTGCACCAGCTCCGAAAGCTGCCGCTCCAGTAGCGAAGCCACAACCTAAAGCTGAACCAGTTGAAGAGAGAGCCACGCCGGCATCTGCAGCTAAAAAAGCTCCGCCAGCGGCACAAGCTGAGACAACTGTTCGTGTTGATACAAAACGCTTAGACCAAATTATGAATATGGTTGGCGAATTGGTGTTAGTGCGTAATCGCTTGGTAAGCTTAGCGACCAATGCGAGTAGCGAAGCAATGGGTAAAGCAATCTCTAACCTAGATGTCGTGACAGCCGACCTTCAAGGGGCTGTAATGAAAACTCGAATGCAGCCAATTAAAAAAGTGTTTGGTCGCTTCCCTCGAGTTGTACGCGACCTTGCTCGTAGTTTGAGAAAAGACATCAATCTAGTGCTGGAAGGTGAAGAGACCGATTTAGATAAAAACCTGGTTGAAGCACTCGCCGATCCGCTCGTCCACTTAGTCAGAAACTCAGTAGACCACGGTATTGAAATGCCAGACGTGCGTGAAGCCGCCGGAAAACCAAGACAAGGGACCGTAACGCTTTCAGCATCGCAAGAAGGTGACCATATACTTCTAACCATCCGTGATGATGGTGCAGGTATGGATCCTGAAAAGCTTAAAAAGATTGCGGTGACAAAAGGCGTAATTGATTCAGACCAAGCTAGTCGTTTATCTGATACTGAGGCCTATAACCTCATATTTGCCCCCGGTTTCTCCACAAAAGAGCAAATCTCTGATATTTCAGGTCGTGGTGTGGGTATGGACGTTGTTAAAACGAAAATTACTCAACTGAATGGCTCGGTAAATATTCAATCAGAACTTGGTGTAGGTACTGTACTTGAAATCAAGGTACCGCTCACACTTGCTATTCTACCGACCTTAATGGTCATTGTTGGTGAGCAAACCTTTGCATTACCGCTTGCAGGTGTTAACGAAATTTTCCACCTCGATTTGACAAAAACGAATGTCGTGGACGGTCAATTGACGATAATCGTAAGACAAAAAGCGATCCCTCTTTTCTATCTTGAACACTGGTTGAAAAAAGGCGCTGATCGTTCTCGTCGTAAAGCGGAAGGTCATGTTGTCATCGTGCAGATAGGAACCAAGCAGGTTGGTTTCGTTGTGGATTCGCTTATTGGACAAGAAGAAGTGGTTATTAAGCCTTTAGATGCACTTCTCCAAGGTACTCCTGGTATGGCCGGTGCAACCATCACTTCTGACGGTGGAATTGCGCTTATTTTAGACGTACCAAATCTATTAAAACACTATGCTAGTAAGTAG
- the fliR gene encoding flagellar biosynthetic protein FliR yields the protein MEFPFAVVIQWLSDFLLPLVRVSSMMMVMAGLGAQNVPSRVKLSMAVVTTLVLVPALPPTQFTDLFSLSMIFVVIQQMLIGIAIGFASLLLLNTFVIAGQILAMQTGLGFASVVDPANGLSVPAVGQFYLILATLLFFVFNGHLMMIQMVAFSFETWPINGEWWPVDNYWDILMWGGWMFSTALALSLAPLTAMLVINISFGIMTRAAPQMNIFSVGFAFTLVAGLMIIWATMGNFITQYEFQWLKMVELMCGMIGCSV from the coding sequence ATGGAGTTTCCGTTTGCCGTTGTTATCCAGTGGTTAAGTGACTTCTTGTTACCGTTGGTGCGCGTTAGTTCGATGATGATGGTAATGGCGGGACTTGGTGCTCAGAACGTTCCGAGTCGAGTTAAACTCTCCATGGCGGTTGTAACTACGCTTGTGTTAGTGCCCGCGCTTCCACCGACTCAGTTTACCGATTTATTTTCCCTGTCGATGATATTTGTGGTGATCCAGCAGATGCTTATTGGTATCGCAATCGGATTTGCCTCTTTGTTACTTCTAAACACGTTCGTTATCGCAGGTCAAATTCTCGCCATGCAGACAGGATTAGGATTTGCCTCAGTCGTTGATCCCGCGAATGGTTTATCTGTACCTGCTGTTGGGCAATTCTACTTAATACTAGCAACGCTACTTTTTTTTGTTTTTAACGGACATCTGATGATGATCCAGATGGTTGCGTTTAGTTTTGAAACCTGGCCAATCAACGGGGAGTGGTGGCCAGTTGATAATTACTGGGATATTTTAATGTGGGGCGGGTGGATGTTTTCGACTGCCCTTGCGCTGTCACTTGCACCGTTGACTGCTATGCTTGTTATTAACATCTCCTTTGGCATCATGACTCGGGCAGCGCCACAGATGAACATATTCTCAGTGGGCTTTGCGTTTACACTGGTTGCTGGTTTAATGATTATTTGGGCAACAATGGGGAATTTCATCACACAGTATGAGTTTCAATGGCTCAAAATGGTTGAACTAATGTGTGGCATGATTGGTTGTAGCGTGTAG
- the fliQ gene encoding flagellar biosynthesis protein FliQ, with protein MEPEVFVDILSDSLFLVIKLVSAIVVPGLIVGLCVAVFQAATSINEQTLSFLPRLIITIVALIIGGHWLTQELMDFFTRLVEMIPEIAG; from the coding sequence GTGGAACCAGAAGTATTCGTCGATATTCTTAGTGATTCGCTTTTCTTAGTCATCAAGCTAGTGTCGGCGATTGTTGTTCCTGGTCTGATCGTTGGTTTATGTGTCGCAGTGTTTCAAGCGGCTACCTCCATTAACGAGCAGACACTGAGTTTTTTGCCCAGGCTGATTATTACTATCGTCGCGTTAATTATTGGTGGGCATTGGCTTACACAAGAACTGATGGACTTTTTTACCCGTCTCGTGGAAATGATCCCAGAAATCGCGGGGTGA